Part of the Synechococcus sp. HK01-R genome is shown below.
ACATACGATCGCCTAGGCATCTGTTGAGTCGTTACAAATTTCACTGTTGTATTCTCCCTTTCTATTTTATTCCATTAGCGATTATCTCCGATTTGCTTAGGTTTTTTCTATCCTACATACTCTTGATTCGTTTTCAGCTTTTCTCTTCTAATGATTAAGTACGACAATCATCAGTCAGAATGGGATCGAGTTCTCAGCGATCCGCATCGCGCTGCGGTCGGTGAGAGTTGGATGCATTCTGATACCCTAGATTCTTTTGCGCACAATCGTCAACGTTCTCCCTTCCTTAAGCTTCTAAACTTTTTCAATTCTCCCAGCCTTCTAACCTTGGGAGATGGTCGTTATGGAAACGATGCTGCTTATTTTTATCATAAGGGTTTTAATGTTCATGCAACCGATATTTCTGATACCTTACTCTCTATTGGGAATTCAAGGGGGTTTATAGGTGATTTTTCCGTGCAAAATGCGGAGTCAATTGGTTTTGCGGACCAGTCTTTTGACTTTATATTTGTCAAGGAAGCTCTTCATCATTGCCCGCGGCCTTTTCTGGCTATATCTGAAATGCTACGTTGTGCAAAGGTTGGTGTTTTCATTTCTGAGCCAAATGATTTGTTTGCTTCCATGTCACCATTTCTCCGAGCCCTCCTATTTTTGTATCGCTGTTTGAAATCTAAGCCTTACCCGCGCCATGCTCATGAGCCTGTTGGCAACTATATGTATTCTATATCGTATCGGGATATAGAAAAAGCTTGTATGGGCTTGCATTATCATCACCTGGCTTTCTATCCGCTTAACACGACATATTCACCAGGATATGAATTTATTCGCATGAGTGATACTTCCTTAAGGTCTAGGTGTATTATTTTT
Proteins encoded:
- a CDS encoding class I SAM-dependent methyltransferase, producing MIKYDNHQSEWDRVLSDPHRAAVGESWMHSDTLDSFAHNRQRSPFLKLLNFFNSPSLLTLGDGRYGNDAAYFYHKGFNVHATDISDTLLSIGNSRGFIGDFSVQNAESIGFADQSFDFIFVKEALHHCPRPFLAISEMLRCAKVGVFISEPNDLFASMSPFLRALLFLYRCLKSKPYPRHAHEPVGNYMYSISYRDIEKACMGLHYHHLAFYPLNTTYSPGYEFIRMSDTSLRSRCIIFLFKAKLFFLDFLVRFRFMPPLITCAFIFKVEPPSQLVIQMQRYGWVFPQLPKNPYIN